A single window of Bradyrhizobium daqingense DNA harbors:
- the thiL gene encoding thiamine-phosphate kinase → MTTPQDPSAEDSLIARYFKPLATDPGAFGLVDDAAILRSSGEDIVITTDAVVEGVHYLASDPPDTIARKALRVNLSDLAAKGAVPAGFVLTLALRSQDDGWLRPFADALGEDSKTFGCALLGGDTVSTPGPQMISITAFGRVPRGRMVGRTGARPGDRILVTGTIGDAALGLDVLTGGGAAAALASDPAARDFLISRYHVPQPRSVLAQAVGDHATAGMDVSDGLAGDLTKLCAASGVSATVAVASVPLSAAAAGLIARKVVGVETLLAGGDDYEVLCTVAPAQSDALIAAGRAAGLAVTAIGTIIEGGAPPRFLDGQGQELILKRLSYSHF, encoded by the coding sequence ATGACCACACCGCAAGACCCCTCCGCCGAAGACTCCCTCATCGCCCGCTATTTCAAGCCGCTGGCGACCGATCCCGGCGCGTTCGGGTTGGTCGACGATGCGGCCATCCTGCGGTCCTCCGGCGAGGATATCGTCATCACCACCGATGCCGTCGTCGAGGGCGTGCATTATCTTGCGAGCGATCCCCCTGACACGATCGCGCGCAAGGCGCTGCGGGTGAACCTGTCCGATCTCGCCGCCAAGGGCGCGGTGCCGGCCGGCTTCGTGCTGACGCTGGCGCTGCGCAGCCAGGACGACGGCTGGCTCCGGCCGTTTGCGGATGCGCTGGGCGAAGACTCGAAAACCTTCGGATGCGCGCTGCTGGGCGGCGACACGGTGTCGACCCCGGGACCGCAGATGATCTCCATCACCGCCTTTGGCCGCGTGCCGCGGGGGCGGATGGTCGGCCGCACCGGCGCACGGCCGGGCGACCGCATCCTGGTGACGGGCACGATCGGGGATGCCGCGCTCGGCCTCGACGTGCTCACCGGCGGTGGAGCGGCCGCGGCGCTTGCGTCCGATCCCGCTGCACGGGATTTTCTGATCTCACGCTACCACGTGCCGCAGCCGCGCAGCGTTCTGGCGCAGGCTGTGGGCGATCATGCGACCGCCGGGATGGACGTCTCCGACGGGCTCGCGGGCGATCTCACCAAGCTTTGCGCAGCCTCCGGCGTCTCGGCCACGGTCGCGGTGGCGAGCGTGCCGCTGTCGGCTGCGGCGGCAGGCCTGATCGCCCGCAAGGTCGTCGGCGTCGAGACGCTGCTCGCCGGCGGCGACGACTACGAGGTGCTCTGCACCGTTGCGCCGGCGCAAAGCGATGCACTGATCGCCGCCGGGCGGGCGGCGGGCCTTGCTGTGACGGCCATCGGCACGATCATCGAAGGTGGGGCGCCGCCGCGCTTCCTGGACGGGCAGGGCCAGGAACTGATCTTGAAGCGGCTCTCCTATAGCCACTTCTAG
- the nusB gene encoding transcription antitermination factor NusB, giving the protein MADNTKKPAGPAEKKANRRGAARLAAVQALYQMDIAGAGINDIFAEFESHWLGNEVEGDTYLPAEAAFFRDVVSGVVRDQKKLDPLIDEALSKGWPLKRIEAILRAVLRAGAYELQHRKDVPGRVVVSEYVDVANAFVDREETGMVNAVLDQIGRQFRGDEFGRG; this is encoded by the coding sequence ATGGCCGACAACACCAAGAAGCCGGCAGGCCCTGCCGAGAAGAAGGCGAACCGGCGCGGTGCGGCACGGCTCGCCGCCGTGCAGGCGCTCTACCAGATGGACATCGCGGGTGCCGGCATCAACGACATCTTCGCGGAGTTCGAGAGCCATTGGCTCGGCAACGAGGTCGAGGGCGACACCTATCTGCCGGCGGAAGCGGCATTCTTTCGCGACGTCGTCTCGGGCGTCGTGCGTGACCAGAAGAAGCTCGATCCCTTGATCGACGAGGCGCTGTCGAAGGGCTGGCCGTTGAAGCGGATCGAGGCGATCCTGCGCGCGGTGCTGCGGGCAGGGGCCTACGAGCTTCAGCATCGCAAGGACGTGCCCGGCCGCGTCGTGGTCTCCGAATATGTCGACGTCGCCAACGCCTTCGTCGACCGCGAGGAGACCGGCATGGTCAACGCCGTGCTCGACCAGATCGGCCGCCAGTTTCGCGGCGACGAGTTCGGACGGGGGTAG
- the ribH gene encoding 6,7-dimethyl-8-ribityllumazine synthase translates to MADARRAPLKDQTDISGARALIVEARFYDDLQDALLDGAVAELKAAGLTHDVITVPGALEIPAAVAIAIDAAAANGRPYDAVIALGCVIRGDTIHFEIVSQESSRALMDLAVARKLPLGNGILTVNNEDQAWARARASELNKGGDAARAALAMLRIKRRLAQA, encoded by the coding sequence ATGGCAGACGCGCGGCGCGCACCCCTGAAGGACCAGACCGACATTTCCGGCGCCCGCGCGCTGATCGTCGAAGCACGGTTCTATGACGACCTCCAGGACGCGCTTCTGGACGGCGCGGTGGCCGAGTTGAAGGCCGCCGGCCTGACCCATGACGTCATCACGGTTCCCGGCGCGCTGGAGATTCCGGCGGCGGTCGCCATCGCGATCGATGCGGCCGCGGCGAACGGCAGGCCCTATGACGCCGTCATCGCGCTCGGCTGCGTCATCCGCGGCGACACCATCCATTTCGAGATCGTCTCGCAGGAATCCTCGCGCGCGCTGATGGACCTTGCGGTCGCGCGCAAGCTGCCGCTCGGCAACGGCATCCTCACCGTCAACAATGAGGATCAGGCCTGGGCGCGGGCGCGCGCCAGCGAGCTCAACAAGGGCGGCGATGCCGCGCGCGCCGCGCTTGCGATGCTGCGCATCAAACGCCGTCTGGCGCAGGCCTGA
- a CDS encoding riboflavin synthase, translating into MFTGIVTDIGEIVGFTPTAQGQLHRLRIACSYDQTTIADGASIASNGVCLTVVASGVAGGKTWYDVDAAAETLALTTAKHWKLGTKLNLERALKIGDELGGHIVAGHADGVATLVSREDLPDMARFELSTTRELARFIATKGSITLDGVSLTVNTVKDTTFSVLIIPHTLSVTTIGGWKAEDEVNIEVDLMARYAARLTEMK; encoded by the coding sequence ATGTTCACCGGCATTGTCACGGATATCGGCGAGATCGTCGGCTTCACACCGACGGCGCAGGGGCAGCTGCACCGACTGCGCATCGCCTGCAGCTACGACCAGACCACCATCGCCGACGGCGCCTCGATCGCCAGCAACGGCGTGTGCCTGACCGTGGTTGCCTCCGGCGTCGCCGGCGGCAAAACCTGGTACGACGTCGATGCGGCGGCAGAGACGCTGGCGCTGACGACAGCCAAGCACTGGAAGCTGGGCACCAAGCTCAATCTCGAGCGGGCGCTGAAGATCGGCGACGAGCTCGGCGGCCATATCGTCGCCGGCCATGCCGACGGCGTCGCGACGCTTGTCAGCCGCGAGGACCTGCCCGATATGGCGCGGTTCGAGTTGTCGACGACGCGCGAACTGGCGCGCTTCATCGCCACCAAGGGCTCAATCACGCTCGATGGCGTCTCGCTGACGGTCAATACCGTGAAGGACACGACCTTTTCGGTTTTGATCATCCCGCACACGCTGTCGGTCACGACGATCGGCGGCTGGAAGGCAGAGGACGAGGTCAATATCGAGGTCGACCTGATGGCCCGCTATGCGGCGCGGCTGACGGAAATGAAGTGA
- the ribD gene encoding bifunctional diaminohydroxyphosphoribosylaminopyrimidine deaminase/5-amino-6-(5-phosphoribosylamino)uracil reductase RibD encodes MIFRILEDQFAQKAREAKDADLRFMQLALALGRRGQGRTWPNPAVGAVIVKDGVIVGRGWTQPGGRPHGEPEALRRAGEAARGATLYVTLEPCSHFGKSPPCTDAVIAAGIKRVVAAIEDPNPEVAGQGHARLRAAGITVDVGLCAAEAAFDHAGHFRRIRDRRPHVILKLAVSPDGKIGAAGGKPVAITGEAVRDRVHLLRAQSDAILVGIGTVLADDPLLTCRLPGMAARSPVRVVLDQSLRIPGASKLVRTARETPLWVVSSDLAEAAAATRLGAAGAQMLRVPPGGAAGLDLPAVLHALAEKGITRLMVEGGSRVAASFVAADLVDEIWLFRGAEEVGADGVDALDALPLSKITQSQAYKVHASETFGNDTLTVYERA; translated from the coding sequence ATGATCTTCCGCATCCTGGAAGATCAATTCGCGCAGAAGGCCCGCGAGGCCAAGGACGCCGATCTCCGTTTCATGCAGCTGGCGCTGGCGCTCGGCCGGCGCGGGCAGGGGCGTACCTGGCCGAATCCGGCCGTCGGCGCGGTCATCGTCAAGGACGGGGTCATCGTCGGCCGCGGCTGGACCCAGCCGGGCGGGCGGCCGCATGGCGAGCCCGAGGCCTTGCGGCGGGCCGGCGAGGCGGCGCGGGGCGCGACACTCTATGTCACGCTGGAGCCGTGCTCGCATTTCGGCAAGTCGCCGCCTTGCACCGATGCCGTGATCGCGGCCGGCATCAAGCGCGTGGTTGCCGCGATCGAAGATCCCAATCCTGAAGTCGCAGGCCAGGGCCATGCGCGGCTGCGCGCCGCCGGCATCACGGTGGATGTGGGCCTGTGCGCGGCAGAGGCCGCGTTCGACCATGCCGGCCATTTCCGCCGCATCAGGGATCGCCGCCCGCATGTGATCCTCAAGCTTGCCGTCTCGCCCGACGGCAAGATCGGCGCGGCCGGCGGCAAGCCGGTCGCCATCACGGGCGAAGCCGTGCGCGATCGTGTGCATCTCCTGCGCGCGCAGAGCGACGCCATCCTGGTCGGCATCGGCACCGTGCTGGCGGACGATCCACTTCTCACCTGCCGCCTGCCGGGCATGGCGGCGCGCTCGCCGGTGCGGGTGGTGCTCGACCAGAGCCTGCGCATTCCCGGGGCGAGCAAGCTCGTCCGCACCGCGCGCGAGACACCTCTCTGGGTGGTGAGCTCCGACCTCGCGGAAGCTGCGGCCGCAACGCGGCTCGGGGCGGCCGGTGCGCAAATGTTGCGCGTGCCTCCGGGCGGAGCAGCAGGGCTCGATCTTCCGGCGGTGCTGCATGCGCTGGCCGAGAAAGGCATCACGCGGCTGATGGTCGAGGGCGGCAGCCGTGTTGCCGCATCCTTCGTCGCGGCCGATCTCGTCGACGAGATCTGGCTGTTCCGCGGGGCGGAAGAGGTAGGCGCTGATGGCGTCGATGCGCTCGATGCATTGCCCCTGTCGAAAATCACGCAGTCGCAGGCCTACAAGGTTCATGCTAGCGAGACATTCGGCAACGATACTCTCACCGTCTACGAGCGCGCGTAA
- the nrdR gene encoding transcriptional regulator NrdR — MRCPNCNSLDTQVKDSRPTEDSSVIRRRRVCVACNFRFTTFERVQLRELTVIKRNGRRVPFDRDKLMRSVQISLRKRQVEPERVEKMVSTIVRELETGGEAEISSEVIGETVMEHLRTLDDVAYVRFASVYRNFREAKDFADVLGELSGEEEARLAAIRK, encoded by the coding sequence ATGCGGTGCCCGAACTGCAATAGTCTCGATACGCAGGTGAAGGACTCGCGTCCGACCGAGGACTCGTCCGTCATACGCAGGCGGCGCGTGTGCGTCGCCTGCAATTTCCGCTTCACCACCTTCGAGCGCGTGCAGCTGCGCGAGCTCACGGTGATCAAGCGCAACGGCCGCCGCGTGCCGTTCGACCGCGACAAGCTGATGCGCTCGGTGCAGATTTCCTTGCGCAAGCGGCAGGTCGAGCCGGAGCGGGTGGAGAAGATGGTCTCCACCATCGTGCGCGAGCTCGAGACCGGGGGCGAGGCCGAGATCTCGTCCGAGGTGATCGGCGAGACTGTGATGGAGCATCTGCGCACGCTCGACGACGTCGCCTATGTGCGCTTCGCCTCGGTCTATCGCAATTTCCGCGAGGCCAAGGATTTCGCCGATGTGCTCGGCGAGCTCTCCGGCGAGGAGGAAGCGCGGCTCGCCGCGATCCGCAAATGA
- the glyA gene encoding serine hydroxymethyltransferase — MTSAKTASAPDTFFTASLEQADPEIAAAIKGELGRQRHEVELIASENIVSRAVLEAQGSVMTNKYAEGYPGARYYGGCEWVDVAENLAIDRAKKLFGAKFANVQPNSGSQMNQAVFLALLQPGDTFMGLDLAAGGHLTHGSPVNMSGKWFKAVHYTVRREDQIIDMDAVAKQAEEVKPKLIVAGGSAYSRAWDFKRFREIADSVGAYLLVDMAHFAGLVAGGVHASPVPYAHVTTTTTHKSLRGPRGGLILTNDEVLAKKLNSAIFPGLQGGPLMHVIAAKAVAFGEALRPDFKVYAKNVVENAKALAEAMKGHGFDIVSGGTDNHLMLVDLRPKGLKGNVSEKALVRAAITCNKNGIPFDPEKPFVTSGLRLGTPAATTRGFGVAEFQQVAGMIAEVLNAIAQSDDGKAPLVEAAIKERVKALTDRFPIYQ, encoded by the coding sequence ATGACCTCAGCCAAGACCGCCTCCGCGCCCGATACGTTTTTCACCGCCTCGCTCGAGCAGGCCGATCCGGAAATCGCCGCCGCCATCAAGGGCGAGCTGGGCCGGCAGCGCCATGAGGTCGAGCTGATCGCCTCCGAGAACATCGTCAGCCGGGCCGTGCTGGAAGCGCAGGGTTCGGTCATGACCAACAAGTATGCGGAAGGCTATCCGGGCGCGCGCTACTATGGCGGTTGTGAGTGGGTCGACGTCGCCGAGAACCTCGCGATCGATCGCGCCAAGAAGCTGTTCGGCGCCAAATTCGCCAATGTGCAGCCGAACTCCGGCAGCCAGATGAACCAGGCGGTGTTCCTGGCGCTCCTCCAGCCCGGCGACACCTTCATGGGCCTCGACCTCGCAGCCGGCGGTCATCTCACCCATGGCTCGCCCGTCAACATGAGCGGCAAGTGGTTCAAGGCCGTGCACTACACCGTGCGCCGCGAGGACCAGATCATCGACATGGACGCGGTCGCCAAGCAGGCCGAAGAGGTCAAGCCGAAGCTGATCGTCGCGGGCGGTTCGGCCTATTCGCGGGCCTGGGACTTCAAGCGCTTCCGCGAGATCGCCGACAGCGTCGGCGCCTACCTCTTGGTCGACATGGCGCATTTCGCCGGCCTCGTCGCCGGCGGCGTGCATGCCTCGCCCGTGCCCTATGCCCACGTCACCACGACGACGACGCACAAATCGCTGCGCGGTCCGCGCGGCGGCCTGATCCTCACCAACGACGAGGTGCTCGCCAAGAAGCTCAACTCGGCGATCTTCCCGGGCCTGCAGGGCGGCCCGCTGATGCATGTGATCGCGGCGAAGGCGGTGGCCTTCGGCGAGGCGCTGCGTCCGGACTTCAAGGTCTATGCCAAGAACGTCGTCGAGAACGCCAAGGCGCTGGCCGAGGCGATGAAGGGCCACGGCTTCGACATTGTCTCCGGCGGCACCGATAACCATCTGATGCTGGTCGACCTCAGGCCGAAGGGCCTGAAGGGCAACGTCTCGGAGAAGGCGCTGGTCCGCGCCGCCATCACCTGCAACAAGAACGGGATTCCGTTCGACCCCGAAAAGCCTTTCGTCACCTCGGGCCTGCGTCTCGGCACCCCGGCTGCGACAACGCGCGGCTTCGGTGTCGCGGAATTCCAGCAGGTCGCCGGCATGATCGCCGAAGTCCTCAACGCGATCGCGCAGTCCGACGACGGCAAGGCGCCGCTGGTCGAAGCCGCGATCAAGGAAAGGGTCAAGGCGCTCACCGACCGGTTCCCGATCTATCAGTAA
- the ldtR gene encoding transcriptional regulator LdtR: MMKAVATAADTAERVSGQQGSVQSLYLEALTLVERLHRRLLDVIKDEFDRRGRADINSVQALLLYNIGDKELTAGELRTRGYYLGSNVSYNLKKLVELGFLDHQRSRVDRRSVRIRLTPQGQEVRRIVDALYQKHVKTVEQVGGISGEEFATLNKSLHRLERFWTDQILYRL; encoded by the coding sequence ATGATGAAAGCCGTCGCAACTGCGGCAGATACCGCAGAGCGCGTCTCCGGCCAGCAGGGTTCGGTGCAGTCGCTCTATCTGGAAGCTTTGACTCTGGTGGAGCGGCTGCATCGCCGGCTCCTCGACGTGATCAAGGACGAATTCGATCGCCGCGGCCGTGCGGACATCAACTCGGTCCAGGCGCTCTTGCTCTACAACATCGGCGACAAGGAGCTGACCGCGGGCGAGCTGCGCACGCGCGGTTACTATCTCGGCTCCAACGTCTCCTACAATCTGAAGAAGCTCGTCGAGCTCGGCTTCCTCGATCATCAGCGCTCGCGTGTTGATCGCCGCTCGGTGCGCATCCGCCTGACCCCGCAGGGCCAGGAAGTCCGTCGCATCGTCGATGCGCTCTACCAGAAGCACGTGAAGACGGTGGAGCAGGTCGGCGGCATCTCCGGCGAGGAGTTCGCGACCCTCAACAAGTCGCTGCACCGCCTCGAGCGGTTCTGGACCGACCAGATCCTGTATCGGCTCTGA
- a CDS encoding DUF6163 family protein, with the protein MSEISTRDAARDGARDNARDSARDGAMSVAAISSERSESDDNVWTRRLVLFLRVMALLSILKGLYHWAQVTGFVGGEDEAFENQSMAWQAATVYFAVIELVAAVGLWLATPWGAVVWLTTVVSMAVIELMFPGIYGGSLIVVGVEAFMLAAYLALAWMAARERPP; encoded by the coding sequence ATGTCCGAAATTTCCACCCGCGATGCGGCCCGCGACGGCGCCAGGGACAATGCCAGAGACAGCGCCAGGGACGGCGCGATGTCGGTGGCGGCGATCTCGTCGGAGCGCTCCGAGTCCGACGACAACGTCTGGACGCGGCGGCTCGTGCTGTTCCTGCGGGTGATGGCGCTGCTGTCGATCCTGAAGGGTCTCTATCACTGGGCGCAGGTGACGGGCTTCGTCGGTGGCGAAGATGAGGCGTTCGAAAACCAGTCGATGGCCTGGCAGGCCGCGACAGTCTACTTCGCCGTGATCGAGCTCGTTGCGGCCGTGGGCCTGTGGCTCGCAACGCCCTGGGGCGCGGTCGTGTGGCTGACCACCGTGGTGTCGATGGCGGTGATCGAGCTGATGTTCCCCGGCATCTATGGCGGCAGCCTGATCGTGGTCGGTGTCGAAGCCTTCATGCTCGCCGCCTATCTCGCGCTCGCCTGGATGGCTGCGCGAGAGCGGCCGCCGTAG
- the hemB gene encoding porphobilinogen synthase yields MAIKYGRPIELREVARREGTAVPHALDLTVRPRRNRKAEWARRMVRENVLTTDDLIWPLFLIDGTNKREQVASMPGIDRLSVDQAVREAERAMKLTIPCLALFPYTDPSLRDEEGSEATNPNNLVCQAVRAIKKEFPEIGILCDVALDPFTSHGHDGLISDGKILNDETVAVLVRQALVQAEAGCDIIAPSDMMDGRVAAIREGLDRAGLLDVQIMAYAAKYASAFYGPFRDAIGSAKTLTGDKRTYQMDSANTDEALREVELDIAEGADMVMVKPGMPYLDVVRRVKDTFAMPTFAYQVSGEYAMIAAAANNGWLDGERAMMESLLAFKRAGADGVLSYFAPKAAEKLRSQG; encoded by the coding sequence ATGGCGATCAAATACGGACGTCCGATCGAACTGCGCGAGGTCGCGCGCCGGGAAGGCACGGCGGTGCCCCACGCCCTCGATCTGACCGTCCGTCCGCGCCGCAATCGCAAGGCCGAATGGGCCCGGCGGATGGTGCGCGAGAACGTGCTCACCACCGATGATCTGATCTGGCCGCTGTTCCTGATCGACGGCACCAACAAGCGCGAGCAGGTCGCCTCGATGCCGGGCATCGACCGTCTCAGCGTCGACCAGGCCGTGCGCGAAGCCGAGCGCGCCATGAAGCTCACCATCCCCTGCCTCGCGCTGTTTCCCTACACCGACCCGTCCTTGCGCGACGAGGAAGGCTCGGAAGCCACCAACCCGAACAATCTGGTCTGCCAGGCGGTGCGTGCGATCAAGAAGGAATTTCCGGAGATCGGTATTCTCTGCGATGTCGCGCTCGATCCCTTCACCAGCCACGGCCATGATGGCCTGATCTCGGACGGCAAGATCCTCAATGACGAGACGGTCGCCGTGCTGGTGCGTCAGGCGCTGGTGCAGGCCGAGGCCGGATGCGACATCATCGCGCCCTCCGACATGATGGACGGCCGCGTCGCCGCGATCCGCGAAGGCCTGGACCGCGCCGGCCTGCTCGACGTCCAGATCATGGCCTATGCCGCCAAATACGCCTCCGCCTTCTACGGCCCGTTCCGCGACGCCATCGGCTCGGCCAAGACGCTCACGGGCGACAAGCGCACCTATCAGATGGATAGCGCCAACACCGACGAAGCCCTGCGCGAGGTCGAGCTCGACATCGCCGAGGGTGCCGACATGGTGATGGTGAAGCCGGGCATGCCGTATCTCGACGTGGTCCGCCGCGTGAAGGACACCTTTGCCATGCCGACCTTCGCCTACCAGGTCTCCGGCGAATACGCGATGATCGCCGCCGCCGCCAATAACGGCTGGCTCGACGGCGAGCGCGCCATGATGGAAAGCCTGCTCGCCTTCAAGCGCGCCGGCGCGGACGGCGTGCTCAGCTATTTCGCGCCGAAGGCCGCGGAGAAGCTGCGCAGCCAGGGGTAA
- a CDS encoding RDD family protein, with amino-acid sequence MSYDSGSSGTWRNDGAVQPHAYDPDLHPELFRGVATRRAFAFLIDLVIISVPVILGYVFIFVFGVVTLGFGFLLFGIAWPASVVWAIVYYGACIGGPSSATVGMRLMDLELRTWYGAPGYFVLGATHAVLFWVTISFLTPFVVLVGLFNGRRRLLHDFVLGTLIINNSVRLPASQAARTY; translated from the coding sequence ATGTCGTATGACTCGGGCAGTTCAGGCACCTGGCGCAATGACGGCGCGGTGCAGCCACACGCCTATGACCCCGACCTGCATCCGGAACTGTTCCGCGGCGTTGCGACGCGGCGGGCATTCGCCTTCCTGATCGATCTCGTCATCATCTCGGTGCCGGTGATCCTCGGCTATGTCTTCATTTTCGTGTTCGGCGTGGTCACGCTCGGCTTCGGCTTTCTCCTGTTCGGGATCGCCTGGCCGGCCTCCGTGGTCTGGGCCATCGTCTATTACGGCGCCTGCATCGGTGGCCCTTCTTCCGCGACGGTGGGCATGCGTCTGATGGACTTGGAGCTGCGCACTTGGTACGGCGCGCCCGGCTATTTCGTGCTCGGCGCCACCCATGCGGTGCTGTTCTGGGTGACGATTTCGTTCCTGACGCCCTTCGTGGTGCTGGTTGGGCTGTTCAACGGCCGCCGTCGCCTGCTGCACGACTTCGTGCTGGGAACGCTCATCATCAACAATTCGGTTCGCCTGCCCGCGTCCCAGGCCGCAAGGACGTATTGA
- a CDS encoding arginyltransferase, producing MTQHSRDTPQFYLTAPSPCPYLPGRHERKVFTHLVGERAGDLNDLLTHGGFRRSQSIAYRPACDQCRACVSVRVVANEFRPSRNFRKVMARNADIIGEQRSAVPTSEQYSVFRAYLDARHRHGGMADMTVLDYAMMVEDSHVETRIIEYRKRGPDSGITGRGEELIAVALTDVLSDGLSMVYSFFEPSQVSRSMGTFMILDHIARARRQGLPYVYLGYWIEGSKKMDYKARFLPQQRLAPSGWLRIDAEGDMASEPQD from the coding sequence TTGACCCAACACTCGCGCGACACCCCACAGTTTTACCTTACGGCGCCGTCCCCCTGCCCCTATCTACCGGGCCGGCATGAGCGCAAGGTGTTCACTCACCTCGTGGGGGAGCGCGCCGGTGATCTCAACGATCTCCTCACCCATGGCGGGTTCCGCCGCAGCCAATCGATCGCCTATCGGCCCGCCTGCGACCAATGCCGCGCCTGCGTCTCAGTCCGGGTGGTCGCCAACGAGTTCCGGCCGTCCCGCAACTTCCGCAAGGTGATGGCGCGCAACGCCGACATTATTGGCGAGCAGCGCAGCGCGGTGCCGACGTCCGAGCAATACTCGGTGTTCCGCGCCTATCTCGACGCCCGCCATCGCCATGGCGGCATGGCCGACATGACCGTGCTCGACTACGCCATGATGGTCGAGGACAGCCACGTCGAGACCCGCATCATCGAGTACCGCAAGCGCGGCCCCGATAGCGGCATCACCGGCCGCGGCGAGGAGCTGATCGCAGTCGCGCTCACCGACGTGCTCAGCGACGGCCTGTCGATGGTCTATTCGTTCTTCGAGCCGAGCCAGGTCAGCCGCTCGATGGGCACCTTCATGATCCTCGATCACATCGCCCGCGCGCGGCGGCAGGGCCTGCCTTACGTCTATCTCGGCTACTGGATCGAGGGCTCCAAGAAGATGGACTACAAGGCCCGCTTCCTGCCGCAGCAGCGCCTCGCACCCTCAGGCTGGCTGCGCATCGATGCAGAAGGTGATATGGCCTCCGAGCCGCAGGATTAG
- a CDS encoding Nramp family divalent metal transporter, which produces MDARSPHMSPDAGWRADAPTTKSLAEVNSTVAIPAAGHWSRRLLAFVGPGYLVSVGYMDPGNWATDLAGGSKFGYTLLAVILLSNLMAILLQSLAARLGIVTDRDLAQACRATYSPPVNFLLWLACEAAIIACDLAEVIGTAIALKLLFGIPLIGGALLAALDAFLLLILMNRGFRFLEAFVIALLVVIAVCFAVQIVAAAPPVAEVLHGFVPKSEIFTNPEMLYIAIGIIGATVMPHNLYLHSSIVQTRAYERNDAGRREAIKWATTDSTIALMLALFINAAILVVAAATFHKSGHSDVAGIEQAFELLSPLLGLGIASTLFAVALLASGLNSTVTATLAGQIVMEGFLDLRLPSWARRLLTRGIAIIPVIIVTAIYGERGTADLLVFSQVVLSMQLPFAVIPLVRFVSDRRKMGKFAIPVSVAAVAWIVAGVIVILNVKLLADTLFG; this is translated from the coding sequence ATGGATGCCCGATCACCCCACATGAGCCCCGACGCCGGCTGGCGCGCTGACGCGCCCACCACCAAGAGCCTCGCCGAGGTCAATTCCACAGTCGCAATCCCGGCCGCCGGCCATTGGTCGCGACGGCTGCTGGCCTTCGTCGGTCCCGGCTATCTCGTCTCGGTCGGCTACATGGACCCCGGCAATTGGGCGACCGATCTCGCCGGTGGGTCGAAGTTCGGCTACACGCTGCTTGCGGTCATCCTGCTCTCGAACCTGATGGCGATCCTGCTGCAGTCGTTGGCGGCGCGGCTCGGTATCGTCACCGACCGCGACCTCGCGCAGGCCTGCCGCGCGACCTATTCGCCGCCGGTGAACTTCCTGCTCTGGCTCGCCTGCGAGGCGGCGATCATCGCTTGCGATCTCGCCGAGGTGATCGGCACCGCGATCGCGCTGAAGCTGCTGTTCGGCATTCCCCTGATCGGCGGCGCATTGCTCGCCGCGCTCGATGCGTTCCTGCTTCTGATCCTGATGAACCGTGGCTTCCGCTTCCTGGAGGCCTTCGTCATCGCACTGCTCGTGGTGATCGCGGTCTGCTTCGCGGTGCAGATCGTGGCTGCGGCCCCGCCGGTGGCGGAAGTGTTGCACGGCTTCGTGCCGAAGAGCGAGATCTTCACCAACCCTGAGATGCTGTACATCGCGATCGGCATCATCGGCGCGACCGTGATGCCGCACAATCTCTATCTCCACTCCTCGATCGTGCAGACGCGCGCCTATGAGCGTAACGATGCCGGCCGGCGCGAGGCGATCAAGTGGGCGACGACGGACTCGACCATCGCGCTGATGCTGGCGCTGTTCATCAACGCCGCGATCCTCGTCGTGGCGGCAGCCACCTTCCACAAGAGCGGCCATTCCGACGTGGCCGGGATCGAGCAGGCGTTCGAGCTACTGTCGCCGCTACTCGGCCTCGGTATCGCCTCGACCTTGTTCGCAGTGGCGCTGCTCGCTTCCGGCCTCAACTCGACGGTAACAGCGACGCTCGCCGGCCAGATCGTGATGGAAGGTTTTCTCGACCTGCGCCTGCCGAGCTGGGCGCGCCGCCTGCTCACGCGCGGCATCGCCATCATTCCCGTGATCATCGTCACCGCGATCTATGGCGAGCGTGGCACCGCGGACCTCCTGGTCTTCAGTCAGGTCGTGCTGTCGATGCAGCTGCCCTTTGCCGTCATCCCGCTGGTTCGCTTCGTCTCCGACCGCCGAAAGATGGGCAAGTTCGCAATCCCGGTGTCGGTCGCCGCGGTCGCGTGGATCGTCGCAGGCGTCATCGTGATTTTGAACGTGAAGCTGCTGGCTGATACGCTGTTCGGGTGA